From one Trifolium pratense cultivar HEN17-A07 linkage group LG1, ARS_RC_1.1, whole genome shotgun sequence genomic stretch:
- the LOC123888965 gene encoding F-box protein PP2-B10-like, translating into MNTKEEKSMIEVLSKDCIANILSHTTPIDSCRLSLISKDFCSASESDIVWNKFLPSDLVSIISDCQFAFDTSLSKKSLYLTLSDHPIIIDSGKKSFQLEKPSGKKVYMLSARDLSIAWGDTPDQCDWIIVPKSRFQEVARLRCMWWFEIHGTINTRVLSANSQYAAFLVFKMRNAFHFDGFPVELTVGILGNKKCTKFVWLKASYDGIEPNDSFQGLQRPKLRSDGFLEIEMGEFFNSGLKDEVIQMNVLEIRGGRVNGAFILEGIEIRPKN; encoded by the exons atgaatacaaaagaagagaaaagCATGATAGAGGTTTTGTCGAAGGATTGTATTGCCAACATATTGTCACATACAACTCCAATTGATTCGTGTAGGCTCTCCCTTATTTCTAAGGACTTCTGCTCGGCCTCTGAATCAGACATTGTTTGGAATAAATTTCTCCCATCTGATTTGGTCTCAATAATTTCTGATTGTCAATTTGCATTTGACACCTCTCTCTCTAAGAAGTCTCTATATCTCACTCTCTCTGATCATCCTATAATAATTGACAGTGGTAAAAAG AGCTTTCAATTAGAGAAACCTAGTGGTAAAAAGGTATACATGCTTAGTGCCAGAGATCTCTCCATTGCTTGGGGTGACACTCCTGACCAATGTGATTGGATAATTGTACCAAAATCAAG ATTTCAAGAAGTTGCTAGGCTTCGTTGTATGTGGTGGTTTGAAATTCACGGTACAATTAATACACGTGTTTTGTCCGCAAACAGTCAATATGCCGCTTTTCTTGTGTTCAAGATGAGAAATGCTTTTCATTTTGACGGTTTTCCTGTCGAGTTAACCGTGGGTATACtaggaaataaaaaatgtacaaaatttgtttggttaaaaGCAAGCTATGATGGTATTGAACCAAATGACTCGTTCCAAGGACTACAACGTCCAAAATTGAGAAGTGATGGATTTTTGGAGATCGAGATGGGAGAGTTCTTCAATTCAGGCTTAAAAGATGAAGTCATTCAAATGAATGTTCTTGAAATAAGGGGTGGTCGTGTGAATGGTGCTTTCATTCTTGAAGGAATAGAAATAAGACCTAAGAATTAG
- the LOC123903196 gene encoding putative F-box protein PP2-B12, with protein MAEIQDLPEGCIADILSRTTPLDACRFSLISKTFRSAADSDAVWNRFLPSDSNFIDSIISQSPSLANIPTKKALYLALSDRPIIIDSGKKSFQLDRKSGKKCYMLAARSLSIVWGDTDQYWTWIPLPDSRFPEVAQLCDVCWLEIHGMINTTLLSPNTQYAAYAVFKMIEPWGFQNRPVELSVSVEGGHSSTTNVCLDPIVEGTPHPRVVGLQSPSVRTDGWLEIEMGEFFNSGIENEEVHMNFMEIKGGNWKRGLFLEGIEVRPKEDN; from the exons ATGGCGGAGATCCAGGACTTGCCAGAAGGCTGCATCGCCGACATACTCTCTCGTACAACCCCTCTTGACGCCTGTAGATTCTCCCTCATTTCCAAGACTTTCCGTTCTGCCGCCGATTCCGATGCTGTATGGAATCGCTTTCTCCCTTCCGATTCCAATTTCATCGACTCTATCATCTCACAGTCTCCTTCCCTTGCCAACATTCCTACCAAAAAGGCTCTCTATCTAGCTCTCTCGGATCGCCCTATCATCATCGACAGTGGTAAAAAG AGTTTTCAATTGGATAGAAAGAGTGGAAAAAAGTGTTACATGCTTGCTGCTAGATCTCTCTCCATTGTTTGGGGTGATACTGACCAATATTGGACCTGGATTCCTTTGCCTGATTCCAG GTTCCCTGAAGTTGCTCAGCTTTGTGATGTGTGTTGGCTTGAAATTCATGGTATGATAAACACCACTCTCTTGTCTCCAAATACTCAATATGCAGCTTATGCCGTGTTCAAGATGATTGAGCCCTGGGGATTTCAGAATCGTCCTGTGGAGTTATCAGTTAGTGTCGAAGGTGGCCATAGTAGTACTACAAATGTATGTTTGGATCCAATTGTTGAAGGTACGCCCCACCCCAGAGTAGTAGGATTGCAGAGTCCTAGTGTGAGAACCGATGGGTGGTTGGAGATTGAGATGGGGGAGTTCTTCAATTCAGGCATAGAAAATGAAGAAGTCCATATGAATTTTATGGAGATAAAGGGTGGTAATTGGAAGAGAGGTCTCTTTCTTGAAGGCATAGAAGTGAGGCCTAAGGAAGACAACTAA
- the LOC123903197 gene encoding putative F-box protein PP2-B12: MAAFEDLPEGCIAAILSRTTPLDAGRLSLVSKNFHSASDFDDVWNSFLTSSGSQFIDSIISHSPSLAKIPTKKALFMALCDHPVIIDNGRKSFQLHKKSGKKCYMLAARSLEISWRSHEQFFNWWTSMPESRFPEVVELLNVCWLDIRGKINTLALSPNTHYETYLVFNMINGFGFEKEKYPVELSVDVEDGRCSTKIVILVDPDVKCRRLNKILDSQHNNEFELRRPSVRSDKWLETKIGEFFNSGVEDREVQMSFTGIRGVYPLKRGFFVEGIEIRPKEYNLYG, translated from the exons ATGGCAGCTTTTGAAGATTTGCCGGAAGGTTGCATTGCCGCCATACTTTCTCGCACCACTCCGCTTGACGCCGGCAGACTTTCCCTCGTTTCCAAGAATTTCCATTCTGCTTCCGATTTCGACGATGTCTGGAACTCTTTTCTCACTTCCTCCGGTTCCCAATTCATTGACTCTATCATCTCACACTCTCCTTCCCTTGCCAAAATTCCTACCAAAAAGGCTCTGTTTATGGCTCTCTGTGATCACCCTGTCATCATTGACAATGGTAGAAAG AGCTTTCAATTGCATAAAAAGAGTGGTAAAAAGTGTTACATGCTTGCTGCTAGATCTCTCGAAATTTCTTGGCGTAGTCATGAGCAATTTTTTAACTGGTGGACTTCTATGCCTGAATCTAG GTTCCCTGAAGTTGTTGAGCTTCTCAATGTGTGTTGGCTTGACATTCGCGGGAAGATAAACACTCTTGCATTGTCCCCAAATACTCATTATGAAACTTATCTTGTGTTCAATATGATTAATGGCTTTGGTTTTGAGAAGGAGAAGTATCCTGTGGAATTATCAGTTGATGTCGAAGATGGCAGATGTAGCACCAAAATTGTCATCTTGGTAGATCCAGACGTGAAGTGTAGGCGACTCAACAAAATATTAGACAGTCAGCACAACAACGAATTTGAATTGCGACGTCCTAGTGTGAGAAGTGATAAGTGGTTGGAGACCAAGATAGGAGAGTTCTTCAATTCAGGCGTAGAAGATAGAGAAGTCCAAATGAGTTTTACTGGGATAAGGGGTGTTTATCCATTGAAGAGAGGTTTCTTTGTTGAAGGAATAGAAATTAGGCCTAAGGAATACAATTTATACGGTTAA